Genomic DNA from Mus musculus strain C57BL/6J chromosome 11, GRCm38.p6 C57BL/6J:
tttgtgaatcaccatgtgatGTCAGGAGTCAAACCTGGCTCCTTGGCCAGAGCAACAAGTGCCAGCTCTGTAGGCCTGACAaactgtttgttgtttgtttgtttgtttaagacagggtttctctgtgtagctctggctgtcctggaactcactctgtagaccaggctggcctcaaactcacatagatcctcctgcctctgcctcccaagtgctgggaccaccacccagcttccctCTTAACTTTTTATTCTGGACAAGTCCCTTGTAtcccgggctggccttgaatttactatTTTACCCAAAACAACctcgattttttaaaaattacattttacatgtttatttttgaTGTGTGTGGTTGGAGACATGCTTGTCAAAGGACAAgttgtcagttctctccttccactgtgcgcGTCTCAGGGATTGATCTCAGGCTGTCAAGCTTGACAGTTagggcctttacccactgagccacctcctagactcatgaccttgaacttctgactcccCTGCCCCCACCATTTTTTACGTGCCAGGTCACAGGTGTTCGCCACCGAATCTGGGCTTAACCACTTTGAAGGGCAGTTCCGCAGTGCCCTGCCCACTCATAGCATTCTGTAGCCATCCCCACCACCTGGCTCCGGAATTTCCCCATCTTTCAAAGCTCTTTATTAAGacatgacatttttatttacCTTCTGGTCAGAATAGAAAGAGCCTGGGAGGGAAGGAGCCCTGCCTCCCGTGTTACTGGCGAATATAATTTTACTTCctcatagctgtgtgggttctgcTGACTCGCGCTTTGACACGGTTCTTCCTCAAAGGATTCTGGTCATTCTTATGATTTCCAgaaaagctgggcttggtggtttatgccttaatcccagcacttcaggcagaggcaagcctgtgagttccaggctagcctggtctacagagcaagtctacagggcagccaaggctacatagtgagaccctgtatcaaaaagtaaccaaaccaaaccaaccaaccaaccaaccaaccaaccaaacaaaaccccatcAAACCCCTTTGCCTTGCCCTCATTGTAACTGATTTTTCAAATGTTCAAAATGAACCGTAGGATCTCCTCCTCAAAAACTAGTTCTCTTGCCAGAACAAATATTATTCAAAATTGAAACACTGTACCAATGAGAAAAACAGGTCGGTGTCTTTCTCCCTGAGATCTTAGCAATTCTCATCACTCTCTCTAACTCTATGACCTTGCCTCCTTCAGGGACCTCTAAGGAGAAGGGTCATAGAGCAatcgtcttccttccttcctttcttccttccttccttccttccttccttccttccttccttccttccttcctccctccctccctccttccctccctccctccctccctccctgtttcctctctctctctctctctctctctctccccctttttgaAACAGGTAGTCTGGGGTGTCCTCTATGTattcaaggataaccttgaatttctaatcctgcctccccctcccctcctgacAACAGAATTTCAGCAATGCACAGCCATGCCTGTTTGTGTAGGGTTTGAACCCCGGTTTCCATGTCTACTAGAcaagcaccctaccaactgagctgtggTCCTGCCCCTTCCTTATTTTGTTTTCACactcttatatattttttataatttatctttgtgtgtgcatatgtgtgtgcgcacatgtgtgcgtgcatatgtacatgtgtatgagcatgcatgtgtagtgtacatgtgtatgtgtgtgcatgcacacaagcatgcatgagtgtgtgctgtactctatgtatgtgtgcatgtgtgtatatgtgtgtgtctgcaggtgcaagcatgcatgtggggtgtgtgtgtgtgtgtgtgtgtgtgtgtgtgtgtgtgtgtgtgtgtgatgaaccTGTGGAGGTCTCAGAGAGAATCTAGCTTGCAGaagctggctctctccttcctcctgggtTCTGGGTACCAAGCTCAGGTTGTCAGTTTTGGTAGCAAGTGCTGTTGAGTCAGGTCTCCGGCCTTGCCACAGATGCTCACAGTAAGGTTTCTAGGCGGCAGGAGGAAGCACACCTGTAGTTCCCAGACCTGGGGGAGACAACTTGTGTCACTGGCCACCAGGTGGCTTCCTGAGGGCTGGCTGGCTACCTGTTCTAAGTTCACAGTGACAGCTTGAGCCAATTTCATTCTCCTGCCGGATATAGTTTCTGCACACTCAGGGAAACACTGTGTCCACTCTGGGCCTTGTTTATTCGATGtataaacaaatattcaaaatccTTATGACAGCATTACCGGGGCTAGAGTGGTGGCTTAGTGTTTAAAGCACTTGCTATCCTTTAACTCCGGTGCTGTGGGAGAATGGAGACAAGAGGAGGATTGGGGCTTGCTGGCGGCCAGCCTATCAGAAAAGCAAGaatccaagttcagtgagagacactgtttcaaaggAATGAGGCAGAGTGATAGCGGGAGACACCCagtttcttctgacttctgcgtacaaatgcatgcatgtacacacacacacaaacacacaccacatacacatggacacacacaaatTACATATTCACACTGCCtatacatactatacacacactgcatgcacacatatggacaaacacaaacacacactgtacatataaactgtatacacacacatggacacaccaaacacatacacacacacatggacacacacacactgcacacacacatgggcatacGCCCAAACACACCCTGTTCACATAAACTGTgtacacacactgcatacacacacacacacacactgcacacacacacacggacacacacacacaaacacacactgtacatataaactgcatacacacacatggacacaccaaacacacacatatggacacatacACTGCATAGTATATATAGTAACACCTGTAGTAGGGTCCCCTGATGATCCTCTAGGGACCAGAAAAGCCAAGGATACCTTTATAAAGTGTGCCGGCCTCAAGAAAATTCCCAATGAGGCTGTGGAGTGGGATGGGACTCAGCCTGGACACAGCTGAAGCAGAAGTTCCCAGGCAGCCTGCTGGTCACGTGGGTCCAGCCTAGAGATGTTACCTCACGGAccttcttctgtcttcctctccaCAGCCAACCAAGTTCATGGTGGGCACCGAACAGGGCATCGTCATCTCCTGCAACCGCAAGGCCAAGACGCAAGCAGAGAAGATTGTTTGCACCTTTTATGGCCACCACGGCCCCATCTATGCCCTCCAGAGAAACCCCTTCTACCCAAAGAACTTTCTGACTGTTGGAGACTGGACAGCCCGCATCTGGTCTGAGGACAGTCGGGAGTCATCGATCATGTGGACCAAGTAAGGGGAGGGTTGCACAGGAGCAGAGTGTACGCAGGGGCCCACTTCAGAGGTGGACGTGGTGGGGGCTGCCGGATgcttccactcagccccaggtgggcatctggctgtgtgaagccactgacacCACACAGCAGGGGGTGGACACGGGGCAGCCCCCATACCAGGTtctcaggttctcagtctccagcatcccatgctggatacgGCAGAGGAGCATATATTCCAGGGGGCATAATATTTCACCTACTTTTGACCAACCTTGAGGGATGAATCTACCTAtctcccagacagggtttctctttgtagccctggctaggcttgaactcaatttatagactaggctggcctcgaactctcagcaatccgcttgcctctgcctcccaagtgctgggattaggtgTGGGCATCACCCTaccaaataattatttattattttatgtaagtacactgtcgctgtcttcagacacaccagaagaaggcatcagatctcattatggatggttgtgagccaccatgcgggtgctgggatttgaactcaggacccctggaagagcagccagtgctcttaaccgctgagccatctctccagccccaagggatgACTTTTTGTTTGAGCTGGTAAGATGACTCACTGGGAGAAGGTGCTTGCTGCCTGGTGAGACAATctgtgtttgatccccagaactctcttgggagaaggagaggactgaCACCTCCAAGTTAGCCTCTGACCTggtccacatgtgtgctgtggcatgcacgcaccctcccccccaacacacacacacacacataaaaatgcattttaaaaattattaaaccaAGTTGTCCACCAAACCAACCTTTGGAAATCCAAATGAAGGCCAGGAGGAATTATAGCAAACgtccatctcaggaaaaaaaaaaaaaaaagaatctttggaCACGTCCTTCCTGGGACCCCACAGTGGATCCCAGTTCCATCAGGTCCGACACTGTGAGAAATACCAATGCCCAGCCCATGGGGAGAGCCACACCCCCAGATCCCTGTTAAGCTCGGCCTGGAAACCATCAGTGAGTGAGGCTGACTAGCAGACTAGCGGTCAGACCTGAGAAAGCTTCCTGTCCTGAAAGATTCAGAGACCTTGACCCCTAGGAGAGCCTCGGTGAGAGGAGCGTGATGGGCCCTCAAGCCTCTCTCTCCACCGCAGGATCCCTGATTCACTGCCCTGGCTCCTACAGGTACCACATGGCTTACCTCTCCGATGGAGCCTGGAGTCCTGTGAGACCAGCCGTTTTCTTCACCACCAAGATGGATGGGACCCTGGACATCTGGGACTTGGTGTTCAAGCAGTGTGACCCTGCCCTCAGCCTAAAGGTCATGTGTgtggtccccccaccccacctataCACCCTGGCCCTTGTGATCTGGGGTCCTTCCTGGATGGGcccagtgtgtgtatgtttgtgtgtgtgtgtgtgtgtgtgtgtgtgtgtgtgtgtgtgtgtgtgtgtgtgtgtgactgctgCTCTTGGCTCTTAATATGTGCACCTGAATGGGGCCTCTCTGAATAGGCCTCTCTGCGTTTCTAGCAAGCTGTGCTCTGGCCTCGGGAGCATGGGTTTCTGTAGAAGCGAGGGACCTGGCGACCTGCAGCTGTGATGACTATAAGAATCACCTTAGGGAGTGTAAACAGAAGGGAAGGGCTGGGGGTTCCAGGCAGTGGTAGAGTTCTGGCTTAGCTTTCAAGTCTAAGCTCCACACCCAGCACCACAAGAAACAAGTTTCATCAGCTGGTaggacacttgcctagcatgcacaaggccctgggtcctATCACCACAACTGTATATACCAGGCGTGGTGCTGCAGCAGccggatcagaagttcaaggtcacctctgTCTAGGtagtaagttcaagaccaacgtgggctacatgagacccagactcaaacgacaacaacaaaacaggagggaatttaaaagaagtaaacattctctccccctctccaatTGTATATTTCTCAGATCCCTATATTCAGGTTCTCCGTGGCTACCCCATCAGCCGATATTAGCAACTTGTAGCTGAGAAACGCTGGCTGGGGACATGGGAGACCAGGGAGTCAGAGATCCGTAAGATGATGCAGCTAGGTCAACATTAGGGCTAGGGACCAAGGGTGACCTTCATTCACAGTGGaagggtgtgtcactgggggatggggtggggtgttcCAATAGGGCCAAATAATAGGATATGTGTGACTCCGGTTTTCTTCCCCACTCTACCTGGTTCTGCTGGCTCCTTCAACAGGTGTGTGATGACCCACTCTTCTGCCTCCGGGTTCAGGACAACGGGTGTCTCATCGCGTGTGGCTCCGAGCTCGGGACGACCACTCTGCTGGAGGTCTCCAGCAGTCTCTCCACTCTGCAGAGGAATGAGAAGAACATAGCTTCTTCCGTGAGTGCCAGGGAGAGACCTACTATGTACACGACCTGACCCGCGCCGGCTGGTCATATAGAGACCGAGTTAGGGAAAATGGGTTGCTGTTACAGGGGAGGGCAGCATGGGGTCCCCAAGCTGTCAGATCTGCCCTTGCTCATTTGCTTACATCCAGTAGTGCTGGCAGGGTCGCCTCGGCACGCCCAGGCTGTAAATCAGTTTGATGGAGTAAAAAAGTGAGACTTTTTggcagcagagcctctcagttgAAAGCTTAGCAGCCACACATAAAGAAATCACATGGACGTGATAAGAGGGGCACTGAGAGCCACCActacccctctccccaccctggaaCATAATCCCCAGCAGCACAGGGGttggagggggggtggggggacactgGCACTGAAGTTCCTAGTACTGAGGGTGGGATAGCATCCTGGCTGTTCCTGAGGCTGGGCCTCACATCCAAGCTGGGGTCTAGGATCACCATATTGTCTTAACCCCAGAGGGCATTCTCCACTGTAGCCTGTGTCCAGGGCTCCTTGGAACAGAGTAACTCAGTGGCCTTGCTCTGGGTTGGCCTTGATTAATGCATGGTCAGTGATCACCTTGGATTTCAGATTCCCAGCCTTTGCCTGGGACTCGCTGGGTTGttggcttgtgccaccacaccccatTTACATTTGGGGATCTCTGCTAGGCAGGCACTCCAATAGCTGTCCTGGATCTCTAGCcctgtgtgcaagtgtgtatctgtttgttttgaggcaggatcttgctTTGCAGTCTTAGTCTGTCCTATGTGGAACAGattggccttgaaatcacaagagctccacccatctctgcctcctgagtacaggACTTATAGGCCTAatgccaccatatctggcttagatgtctccccctcccccccatgcaTGACAATTTATTTCAGTTAGGTTCATTTGCATACAAATACCTGAAGGCAAATGTTAAAAGTTTGCATCACTGGAGATGTACTTTCAGAGATAAATGGACTTTGGATGTACGAGTATGTGCTGGCTTACTTTTAATTTCATAGAAACTTGTTTAATACACAATGAATCTCTCATCTCTGGCATAGATTCTCCTGCACAGGTATTGctaagtagtccaggctggcctcaaacttgcgaCCCATGTCCATAGAAGCCCAGACCATGCTGGGGTTTCTAGCTATGCCCCACTTCCCCTGCCACCAGCTTGTCCCTGTCTGCTCCAGATATTTGAACGTGAAACCCGGCGGGAAAAGATCCTGGAGGCCAGGCACCGTGAGATGCGACTGAAGGAGAAAGGCAAGGTGGAGGGCAAAGAGGATgaccagaaggaggaggaggcagccctGGACCTTGATGAGCTAGTTGGCAAAGCAGAGGAGGAGTTCTTTGAAGTCATCTTCTCAGAGCTgaagaggaaggaggcagaggccttGAAGAAGAAACCGAAGCCTGTAAGCACCTCGGCAGGGGCACGGGGACTGGGGTCTGGGAAGCAGCCATGAGGCCTGAGTTCTGCCCAACATCTGACCTCCTGGGTAACCTTGAGCCAATAGTTTTCTGGGATGGATCTTGACTGGCCACTGATAAGAGGAAAGACTCACTGCTATCTTCTGAAGAAATTCGTCTCCCATGAGGCATCAGGTTCTTTGAGGGCCTATGCTCCATGCCTTGTGGTATGTTCCTCCCCACCATGGTAGGCTCATCTTCAACATGTATGGAGGCCCGCCCACCCCCTGCTGCCTCCGACATTAGGAATGTGGCCTTTGACTGCTCCTCTGCCCCTGGCCCCAGTTCACAAGCATGTTCTACCTGGGACAAGCATTTTCTGCCTGTGCCACCCTGCCTCGCGCtcttcttctcagctcctcagCTGCCACCTGGAAAGTGAAGCAGAGGCTGTAAAAAATGGTGCCTGGTTCCCTTCtggggacagagagaaaaagtaTCTTCCCCATCATCTGCAACATTGTCCTTAGGGGTCCATCTGCAACATTGTCCTTAGGGGTCCATCTGCAACATAGTCCTTAGGGGTCCATCTGCAACATTGTCCTTAGGGGTCCAGTCAGGCAAACCATGAAGCCAGGCTATGTTCTGCTGAGCAAGACTGGTTGTGTCATGGGGTCCAAGGCCAGAATGAAAGTATGGGACCCTTGCTTAAAAAGCATTTggaggagggggtggagagatAGCTTGGAGGTtaaagcactggttgctcttctagaggaccccagACAATTTTGATAACTCcactcaagttccaggggatcgAATGCTTTCTtcaggcctctgtgagcaccaggcatgcatatggtattCTGACATacctgcaagcaaaacacacatacatatttaaaacaaacaaacaaatagaaaggtTTTAATGGAGCCAACAAGACAGCTTACTGCATAAAGGCACTTAATACCAAACCTGATAGGCTTTTAATTGCTGGGGACCCATGtggtggaggaaggagagaaccaacgcccacaagttgtcttctgaccaccactctcaggtcctgtgctttgatcacatgtgtgcacatgcgcatgcacacacacacacacacactaaatgaataCATTTAGGAACTATTTAGAGGAGCTTGGGATTTAGTTCATCTGATAGACTGCTTGCTGCTTGCCATGCATTCATAAAGCCTAGGTTTCATGTTCAACATCAAACCATGAACCAGGTGGGCTCATGCACACCTGTCATAGATCCAGGCAGAAGGGGTGATGTATACATGAGGAAGTGTCAGATCCCCTCTGGAGGATGGAGTTAGAGGTGTTTATGAGCCATctaacatgggtgctaggaacggaATACAGACTCTACACAAGGACAGTGAGTGATTTAACCACCAGCTCTCTGGGCCTTCCCCGCCCCCTTCTGCCTAGTGATACTTTGTTTCCCTTCTGTTGCTTGCGGACAGGGAGTGATTTTGTGATATAGTTTGTATTTGGGGAGCACTTGACCGAGACCCACTTTTGTGAGGGGGAAGGGTAGCCCCCATTCATAGCACAGGCTGGACTAGAGTTCTGATGTCTGGCCTGAATCCCCAGGCTTTTTCCATCTGTCACTCCCAGCCCAGCAGTCCTGCAGAAGGCAAAGATTAAAATACCATGTGGCTGACAGGCACGCGCTCGGCAGTGTCCTAAACCCTGAAGTCCTCCCCTTGCAAAATCTAAATGTCCTAGGTGAAGCTGAGCTGCAGAGACTATTCAAGTTCACGGACTCAGCCCCTCTCCTGCCCACCCCATACCTTCTCCTCTCTTATTCCTTGCAGTTAGCCTgaaatttgggggtgggggggaggatcATAGAACATCACTCCAAAGCCAGAAAGAGTAATTCATTGCTATAAAAACCTAAgcactggggctggtgagatggctcagtaggtaagagcacccggctgctcttccgaaggtccagagttcaaatcccagcaaccacatggtggctcacaaccatccgtaacaagatctgactccctcttctggtgtgtctgaagacagctacaatgtacttacatataataataaataaatctttaaaaaaaaaaaaaaaaacctaagcacTGTGTAGCTCCCAAGCAAAAAAGTctaaaatttgaggccagcctctgtTATATTGCAAGAGTCAGTCtcataagaaggaaagaaatggaaagatgaggagagagcaagaaagaaaggaagggagggaggaagggagggaggaaggaaggaaggaaggaaggaaggaaggaaggaaggaaggaagacaggccaCTCCTCAGGATGAAGGTTGTCCTCTACACATTATCTCCCTTCACCCTTCTCTCTCTAAGCCCTGCCCCTCAAGCTGTCATACAAGGTGCCCCAGATGGGGCAAGCTCAAGGTCACCCACTCCAACAATGGCAGAAACCTGGCTATTAGATCCCCAACATCTTGTTGCTTTCCCCATCCAGTGACTCTGAAAACATGTCGGGACAGCTTGGAATGGACACTCTAGGCTCCCAGCAGCTCCCTGCTGTTGGCcttggttaggggtgggggaCGGGGGGGCGGGAGAGGGAAATAGGGAGGGCCTCCCCTCACCAGCATTTCTGTTTTTGCTTCAGAGGAAAAAATCAAGTGTCAAGGTGGAAGCcgaagaggaagtggaagaaaatgttggagaggaggaagaagcaggtggcataataggtatagatgcAGTTGAAGACATGAGTGAAGAAGCAGGTGAAGAGCAAGAGGATGTGCCCACCTAGGGCAGCCTCTGCCCACGGCACTGTCCCTTCGTGCTCACGGCTTGGACTTCCACTTGATACCGTCTCATCTGAAAAGCGAAAAGTTGAGTTTCCTTCTTCAATAATTATTGGTGGGGACAGATCAGGGACAAGTCACTGGCCCACACTGGGCCAAGCCCCGAATGCACCCTTCTTTAGGGTGGGAAGGGGTAGGGCTTGTCTCTCTGCTAACTCCCCCGGCCTCGGCAACCCTGAGGCGAACTCAGATTCAgggcacacacacagccttaagTCAGACTTTAGATGGGACCCTAGATTCTGCTTATTATGGGTTATCCAATGAGTAGTTACCAAGGCCTTTTTCCAGAAGCTTCCAGAGCTCAGCTGAGCTCACCTCTGCCCCACAGGGGCCTCTGGAGCGCCTGCACAGGggcaagcttctctctctctctttgtccatCTGTAAAACCTTCCCAAGCAACCCCCCAGGGGGCATCTTGACCTATGGTCACACGGTGGGGGGCGGGGCGCCCCCAAGTGTGGAGAGTAGGTAGGTAGGATGAACTGGACTCTCCCTGTACACACGTGGTTTTTATTGCTTTGCTTCTTATAACATTAAATCAGTGATAACACCCATCAGTACTTGTCATGTGTGCCATGCTCAGGGCCTCTCACTGATCTTGTATCATCTTTGCCAAGTTCCTGGACTGTTTGTGCTTGAAAAGGCCTTCTTTCACTGACGGGGGAAGTCGAGGTTCTGGGAGAGTTACCTGGTCGCAGCTGGTAAGGCATGGGGCAGGGACAGGAGCTTCAGGTAGTTGAAGGTGGGCTAGGGGACTACGCAGAGTCCTTTCTGGGTAGGTACCGGGTTGGGCCCCAAAGCTGTGGCTCCATATAGTAGTAGGGTAGGGTGGAGGGACCTCAGAGACAACTCAGTACACGTACAAGTCCCGGAGTGTCATGGATTCTGTGGCTGTCAGCAGAGACTTAAAGTGCCTGCCAGGAATGGTGGTGTTTcaatcccagcatggaggaggcagaggcaggtggatctctgtgagtttgaggccagcctggtctaca
This window encodes:
- the Dnaic2 gene encoding dynein intermediate chain 2, axonemal isoform X2 — translated: MQRPWFPLEGTLGPHNLWIWTNNTEPVSTAFFFHSPALQLLVPTGLFITTTSYDPHSAIHSVVTPFVWLPSLTHGDPQEIKRTATHLSWHPDGNRKLAVAYSCLKFQRAPMSMNYDSYIWDLENPNRPEIALKPLSPLVTLEYNPKDSHVLLGGCYNGQIACWDTRKGSLVAELSTIEFSHRDPVYGTIWLQSKTGTECFSASTDGQVMWWDIRKISEPIEVVIMDISRKEQLENALGAISLEFESTLPTKFMVGTEQGIVISCNRKAKTQAEKIVCTFYGHHGPIYALQRNPFYPKNFLTVGDWTARIWSEDSRESSIMWTKYHMAYLSDGAWSPVRPAVFFTTKMDGTLDIWDLVFKQCDPALSLKVCDDPLFCLRVQDNGCLIACGSELGTTTLLEVSSSLSTLQRNEKNIASSIFERETRREKILEARHREMRLKEKGKVEGKEDDQKEEEAALDLDELVGKAEEEFFEVIFSELKRKEAEALKKKPKPRKKSSVKVEAEEEVEENVGEEEEAGGIIGIDAVEDMSEEAGEEQEDVPT